The following are encoded together in the Cicer arietinum cultivar CDC Frontier isolate Library 1 chromosome 2, Cicar.CDCFrontier_v2.0, whole genome shotgun sequence genome:
- the LOC101512244 gene encoding uncharacterized protein isoform X2, with protein sequence MQVASKDTVERSAFSVVKGLLKTDGIPGLYKGFGTVVTGAIPARIIFLTALETTKVASFKMLEPFKLSETTKAAIANGIAGMSSSILSQAVFVPIDVVSQKLMVQGFSGHAEYSGGLDVAHKLIRSDGIRGLYRGFGLSVMTYSPSSAVWWASYGSSQRFLWRFIENDVKSEKSTPSLPKIVLVQATGGIIAGATASCITTPLDTIKTRLQVLGHGKKSSVKQVVKDLISEDGWKGVYRGLGPRFFSMSAWGTSMILTYEYLKRLCSKDEEAAGQKSGIVSIDG encoded by the exons ATGCAGGTTGCTTCAAAGGATACTGTGGAGAGAAGTGCATTTTCTGTTGTGAAAGGATTACTTAAGACAGATGGAATCCCCGGTTTGTATAAAGGATTTGGCACGGTCGTCACCGGAGCGATTCCTGCCAGAATCATATTTCTCACTGCCTTAGAGACCACAAAGGTGGCTTCCTTCAAGATGCTTGAACCGTTTAAACTATCTGAAACTACCAAGGCTGCTATAGCAAATGGCATTGCAGGCATGTCGTCATCGATTTTGTCACAAGCAGTGTTTGTTCCGATTGACGTG GTTAGCCAAAAGTTGATGGTGCAAGGGTTCTCAGGCCACGCCGAGTATAGTGGGGGTTTGGATGTTGCTCATAAGTTGATAAGGTCTGACGGAATCAGGGGATTATATAGAGGGTTTGGTCTATCTGTTATGACTTATTCGCCATCGAGCGCTGTATGGTGGGCTAGCTATGGCTCAAGTCAACGTTTCTTATGGAG ATTCATAGAAAATGATGTCAAATCTGAGAAAAGTACTCCTAGTCTGCCAAAGATTGTTTTAGTTCAGGCAACTGGGGGAATAATTGCTGGTGCTACTGCGTCGTGCATCACAACGCCATTGGATACAATCAAGACACGGTTACAG GTGTTGGGACATGGAAAGAAAAGCTCTGTTAAACAAGTTGTTAAAGACTTGATCAGTGAGGATGGTTGGAAAGGTGTATACAGAGGATTAGGTCCAAGATTTTTCAGCATGTCAGCATGGGGTACTTCAATGATATTGACTTATGAATATCTGA AGCGCCTTTGTTCAAAAGATGAAGAAGCAGCTGGCCAGAAATCTGGTATTGTTTCAATTGATGGATAG
- the LOC101512244 gene encoding uncharacterized protein isoform X1, with amino-acid sequence MAAPEINWDRLDKTKFYVVGAALFSGITVVLYPVSVVKTRMQVASKDTVERSAFSVVKGLLKTDGIPGLYKGFGTVVTGAIPARIIFLTALETTKVASFKMLEPFKLSETTKAAIANGIAGMSSSILSQAVFVPIDVVSQKLMVQGFSGHAEYSGGLDVAHKLIRSDGIRGLYRGFGLSVMTYSPSSAVWWASYGSSQRFLWRFIENDVKSEKSTPSLPKIVLVQATGGIIAGATASCITTPLDTIKTRLQVLGHGKKSSVKQVVKDLISEDGWKGVYRGLGPRFFSMSAWGTSMILTYEYLKRLCSKDEEAAGQKSGIVSIDG; translated from the exons ATGGCTGCTCCAGAAATTAACTGGGACAG gttagacaaaacaaaattttatgtaGTGGGAGCTGCACTTTTTTCAGGTATTACTGTGGTACTCTATCCTGTCTCTGTTGTGAAGACTAGGATGCAGGTTGCTTCAAAGGATACTGTGGAGAGAAGTGCATTTTCTGTTGTGAAAGGATTACTTAAGACAGATGGAATCCCCGGTTTGTATAAAGGATTTGGCACGGTCGTCACCGGAGCGATTCCTGCCAGAATCATATTTCTCACTGCCTTAGAGACCACAAAGGTGGCTTCCTTCAAGATGCTTGAACCGTTTAAACTATCTGAAACTACCAAGGCTGCTATAGCAAATGGCATTGCAGGCATGTCGTCATCGATTTTGTCACAAGCAGTGTTTGTTCCGATTGACGTG GTTAGCCAAAAGTTGATGGTGCAAGGGTTCTCAGGCCACGCCGAGTATAGTGGGGGTTTGGATGTTGCTCATAAGTTGATAAGGTCTGACGGAATCAGGGGATTATATAGAGGGTTTGGTCTATCTGTTATGACTTATTCGCCATCGAGCGCTGTATGGTGGGCTAGCTATGGCTCAAGTCAACGTTTCTTATGGAG ATTCATAGAAAATGATGTCAAATCTGAGAAAAGTACTCCTAGTCTGCCAAAGATTGTTTTAGTTCAGGCAACTGGGGGAATAATTGCTGGTGCTACTGCGTCGTGCATCACAACGCCATTGGATACAATCAAGACACGGTTACAG GTGTTGGGACATGGAAAGAAAAGCTCTGTTAAACAAGTTGTTAAAGACTTGATCAGTGAGGATGGTTGGAAAGGTGTATACAGAGGATTAGGTCCAAGATTTTTCAGCATGTCAGCATGGGGTACTTCAATGATATTGACTTATGAATATCTGA AGCGCCTTTGTTCAAAAGATGAAGAAGCAGCTGGCCAGAAATCTGGTATTGTTTCAATTGATGGATAG